One Euphorbia lathyris chromosome 1, ddEupLath1.1, whole genome shotgun sequence DNA segment encodes these proteins:
- the LOC136205113 gene encoding uncharacterized protein, with amino-acid sequence MNIAIRSITGAEVLLSPSKIQHKNCSVVRFRKLATTTVSSKPDSNKDNMDKPDQNPDEKFNEDVMSHSFGEGYATRSDEEGFGGIYGGNQKLPKVDVDKIIHESHPGYDRSQGSEVKEKEKGRHQSDG; translated from the exons ATGAATATTGCAATCCGATCAATAACAGGAGCAGAAGTTTTGTTATCTCCTTCAAAGATTCAACATAAGAATTGTTCAGTGGTGAGGTTCAGGAAGCTTGCTACTACTACTGTGTCTAGCAAGCCTGACAGCAACAAAGATAACATGGACAAGCCTGATCAGAACCCAGATGAGAAATTCAATGA GGATGTGATGTCCCATTCATTTGGAGAAGGGTATGCTACAAGGTCTGATGAAGAAGGATTTGGTGGAATTTATGGAGGAAATCAAAAACTTCCTAAGGTTGATGTGGACAAAATAATCCATGAGAGTCACCCTG GTTATGACAGGAGCCAAGGAAGTGAAGTGAAGGAGAAGGAAAAAGGTCGGCACCAGAGCGATGGTTAA